In one window of Streptomyces sp. NBC_01224 DNA:
- a CDS encoding Fur family transcriptional regulator, with the protein MSDLLERLRGRGWRMTAQRRVVAEVLDGDHVHLTADEVHARAVAKLPEISRATVYNTLGEMVTLGEVIEVSTDRRAKRYDPNAHRPHHHLVCASCGTIRDVHPAGDPLADLPSDERFGFTVSNVEVTYRGICPNCASTT; encoded by the coding sequence ATGAGTGACCTGTTGGAACGACTTCGCGGACGCGGCTGGCGCATGACTGCGCAGCGGCGCGTCGTGGCCGAGGTCCTCGACGGGGACCATGTGCACCTGACGGCTGACGAGGTCCACGCACGGGCCGTCGCCAAGCTGCCCGAGATCTCCCGCGCCACCGTCTACAACACCCTGGGCGAGATGGTGACGCTCGGCGAGGTCATCGAGGTCTCCACGGATCGCCGAGCCAAGCGGTACGACCCGAACGCACACCGCCCCCACCACCACCTCGTCTGCGCGAGCTGCGGCACCATCCGCGACGTGCACCCGGCGGGCGATCCGCTGGCGGACCTGCCGAGCGACGAGCGGTTCGGTTTCACGGTCTCCAATGTCGAGGTGACCTATCGCGGCATCTGCCCGAACTGCGCCTCGACGACCTGA
- a CDS encoding CBS domain-containing protein, whose protein sequence is MLVRDAMSTLVLTIGPTHTLRQAARLMSVRRIGAAVVLDRDTSGLGILTERDILNAIGSGQNPDVETAATHTTTDVVFAAPTWTLEEAAEAMTHGGFRHLIVLDGHGPVGIVSVRDILRCWAPTRRRHHAELVG, encoded by the coding sequence ATGCTCGTCCGTGACGCCATGAGTACGCTGGTCCTCACCATCGGACCGACCCATACGCTCCGCCAGGCCGCCCGGCTGATGTCGGTCCGCCGCATCGGAGCCGCAGTCGTCCTCGACCGGGACACCAGCGGGCTCGGCATTCTCACCGAGCGCGACATCCTCAACGCGATCGGCTCCGGCCAGAACCCCGACGTCGAAACCGCCGCCACCCACACCACCACCGATGTGGTCTTCGCCGCGCCCACCTGGACCCTGGAAGAGGCCGCGGAGGCCATGACGCACGGCGGTTTCCGCCATCTGATCGTGCTGGACGGCCACGGGCCCGTCGGCATCGTCTCGGTCCGCGACATCCTGCGTTGCTGGGCGCCCACCAGGCGCCGCCACCACGCGGAACTCGTCGGCTGA
- a CDS encoding TetR/AcrR family transcriptional regulator: MMPTARDALLDAALSALAGLPWSAVRMVDVASAAGVSRQTLYNEFGSKDGLARALVRSAADGYLAGVDRALGSAGGTGDRLAATAAWTVRAVQANALVRGLLTGCWGERLPRPVHPAAPTASLVPAQRRADAGTPTPAELLGQVGARAVAALDEGRPPHDPEVLAATCEIALRLALSYALVPAPPGTEGEPTPLVREVVEWRPTG; encoded by the coding sequence ATGATGCCCACAGCGCGAGACGCATTGCTGGACGCCGCCCTCTCGGCATTGGCCGGCCTGCCCTGGTCGGCGGTGCGCATGGTCGATGTCGCGTCCGCCGCCGGAGTCTCCCGGCAGACCCTCTACAACGAGTTCGGCAGCAAGGACGGCCTGGCCCGCGCCCTGGTCCGGAGCGCCGCCGACGGCTATCTGGCCGGAGTCGACCGGGCGCTGGGATCAGCAGGCGGTACGGGGGACAGGCTGGCGGCCACCGCTGCCTGGACCGTCCGCGCCGTTCAAGCGAATGCCCTGGTCAGAGGGTTGCTCACGGGCTGCTGGGGTGAGCGATTACCCCGTCCCGTACACCCTGCGGCGCCGACCGCATCGCTCGTGCCCGCGCAGCGGCGTGCCGACGCCGGGACGCCGACGCCCGCCGAGTTGCTCGGCCAGGTCGGAGCGCGAGCGGTGGCTGCCCTCGACGAGGGACGGCCACCGCACGACCCGGAGGTACTGGCCGCTACCTGCGAGATCGCACTGAGGCTCGCACTGAGTTACGCGCTGGTGCCGGCTCCCCCGGGGACGGAGGGGGAGCCGACGCCGCTGGTGCGAGAGGTGGTGGAGTGGCGACCGACCGGGTGA
- a CDS encoding M50 family metallopeptidase, with the protein MDSTDLGNLWDRVFGTQPAPEQWLVVVTGTLALIAVVPNLIWRLSRNAITIAHEGGHGLIALLTGRQLSGIRLHSDTSGLTVSRGKPTGIGMILTAAAGYTAPPLLGLGGAWLLVDGRITLLLWVATALLAVMLVMIRNVYGALTVIFTGSAFLLVSWLASPAVQSLFAYTVVWFLLLGGVRPAFELQSKRRHGGAPDSDADQLSRLTDVPAALWLFLFHAVSLCSLIGGGRWLLGM; encoded by the coding sequence ATGGACAGCACCGATCTGGGCAATCTGTGGGACCGCGTCTTCGGCACCCAGCCCGCGCCCGAGCAGTGGCTGGTGGTAGTGACCGGAACGCTCGCACTGATAGCCGTCGTACCGAACCTGATATGGCGGCTGAGCCGCAACGCGATCACCATCGCGCACGAGGGCGGGCACGGGCTGATCGCACTGCTCACCGGACGACAGCTGTCCGGCATCCGGCTGCACTCGGACACCAGCGGGCTGACGGTCAGCCGCGGCAAGCCGACCGGCATCGGGATGATCCTGACCGCGGCTGCGGGCTACACCGCCCCGCCGCTGCTGGGCCTGGGCGGGGCGTGGCTGCTGGTCGACGGCAGGATCACGCTGTTGCTGTGGGTGGCCACCGCACTGCTCGCCGTGATGCTGGTGATGATCCGCAATGTGTACGGGGCACTGACGGTGATCTTCACCGGATCGGCCTTCCTGCTGGTGTCCTGGCTCGCCTCGCCCGCCGTGCAGTCGCTGTTCGCATACACCGTGGTCTGGTTCCTGCTGCTCGGCGGCGTACGCCCGGCCTTCGAGCTCCAGTCGAAGCGCCGGCACGGCGGTGCGCCGGACTCGGACGCGGACCAGCTGTCGCGGCTGACGGACGTGCCGGCCGCGCTCTGGCTGTTCCTCTTCCACGCGGTGTCGCTCTGCTCACTGATCGGTGGCGGGCGCTGGCTGCTCGGCATGTGA
- a CDS encoding ABC transporter ATP-binding protein, translating into MGDPHPTPPTTAATSPKLRADALTRSFGRGAKVLSALGPLDLSIAPGEFTCIVGPSGCGKSTLLRIAAGLLRPSSGELSIRTTSPRPAAMIFQDYGIYDWKTVLANVRFGLDIQRIPRKEADARARDWLARMGLSDFAGAYPAALSGGMRQRVAIARALAVEPEMLLMDEPFAALDAQLRTILQDELLDLTQTTRTTTLFITHSLEEAIVLGDRVLVMSARPGRIIAERRPPFGRPRTGGVRSAPEFTALKSELWELLRGEVRREAVSA; encoded by the coding sequence GTGGGAGATCCGCACCCGACCCCACCCACAACCGCAGCCACCAGCCCCAAACTCCGCGCCGACGCGCTCACCCGCTCGTTCGGGCGCGGTGCCAAGGTCCTGTCCGCCCTCGGCCCGCTCGATCTCTCGATCGCACCGGGCGAGTTCACCTGCATCGTCGGCCCGTCCGGCTGCGGCAAGTCCACACTGCTCAGGATCGCCGCCGGACTGCTCCGCCCCAGCTCCGGCGAACTGTCCATCCGTACGACCTCACCCCGTCCGGCGGCGATGATCTTCCAGGACTACGGGATCTACGACTGGAAGACCGTGCTCGCCAATGTCCGGTTCGGTCTCGACATCCAGCGCATACCGCGCAAGGAGGCCGACGCCAGGGCACGCGACTGGCTGGCCCGAATGGGGCTCTCCGACTTCGCGGGGGCGTATCCGGCCGCCCTCTCCGGCGGGATGCGGCAACGCGTCGCGATCGCCCGCGCCCTCGCCGTCGAACCCGAGATGCTGCTGATGGACGAGCCGTTCGCGGCGCTCGACGCCCAGCTGCGCACGATCCTCCAGGACGAGTTGCTCGACCTCACCCAGACCACCCGCACCACCACCCTCTTCATCACCCACAGCCTCGAAGAGGCGATCGTGCTCGGGGACAGGGTGCTGGTGATGTCCGCCAGACCGGGGCGGATCATCGCCGAGCGCCGCCCTCCGTTCGGCCGGCCGCGCACCGGCGGGGTCCGGTCGGCACCCGAGTTCACGGCGCTGAAGAGCGAGTTGTGGGAACTTCTGCGCGGCGAGGTGCGCAGGGAGGCGGTCTCGGCATGA
- the hisN gene encoding histidinol-phosphatase yields MPDYHDDLRLAHVLADAADAATMDRFKALDLKVETKPDMTPVSEADKAAEELIRGHLHRARPRDAILGEEYGIEGTGPRRWVVDPIDGTKNYVRGVPVWATLISLMEAGENGFQPVVGVVSAPALNRRWWAAKGAGAFSGRSLTSATRLHVSKVERIADASFAYASLSGWEEQGRLDGFMDLTRACWRTRGYGDFWPYMMVAEGSVDICAEPELSLWDMAANAIIVQEAGGKFTSLDGVSGPGGGNAAASNGLLHHELLGYLNQRY; encoded by the coding sequence ATGCCCGATTACCACGATGATCTGCGCCTCGCCCATGTGCTGGCGGACGCCGCCGACGCGGCGACGATGGACCGGTTCAAGGCTCTGGATCTCAAGGTCGAGACCAAGCCGGACATGACGCCGGTGAGCGAGGCCGACAAGGCCGCCGAGGAACTGATCCGCGGCCACCTCCATCGGGCGCGCCCGCGCGATGCGATTCTGGGCGAGGAGTACGGAATCGAGGGCACCGGCCCGCGGCGCTGGGTCGTCGACCCGATCGACGGCACCAAGAACTATGTACGCGGCGTGCCGGTCTGGGCGACGCTGATCTCCCTGATGGAGGCCGGTGAGAACGGGTTCCAGCCGGTGGTCGGCGTGGTATCGGCCCCCGCGCTGAACCGACGCTGGTGGGCGGCGAAGGGTGCGGGGGCGTTCTCCGGCCGCAGTCTGACGTCCGCGACCCGGCTGCATGTGTCGAAGGTGGAGCGGATCGCGGACGCCTCGTTCGCGTACGCGTCGCTGAGCGGCTGGGAGGAGCAGGGCCGGCTCGACGGGTTCATGGATCTGACCAGGGCCTGCTGGCGCACTCGCGGGTACGGGGATTTCTGGCCGTACATGATGGTCGCCGAGGGATCGGTCGACATCTGCGCGGAGCCGGAGCTCTCGCTCTGGGACATGGCCGCCAACGCGATCATCGTCCAGGAGGCCGGCGGGAAGTTCACCAGCCTGGACGGAGTGTCCGGCCCCGGCGGCGGCAACGCGGCGGCCTCGAACGGACTGCTCCACCACGAACTCCTGGGCTATCTGAACCAGCGCTACTGA
- the aroA gene encoding 3-phosphoshikimate 1-carboxyvinyltransferase → MTESAVHPALWPAPRASGAVDATVTVPGSKSVTNRALVLSALAAEPGWLRRPLRSRDTLLMAEALRAMGVGIEEGVGPDGSGEAWRVIPAGLHGPTTIDVGNAGTVMRFLPPVAALADGPIRFDGDPRSYERPLNGVIDALRVLGARIDDDGRGSLPLTVHGGGALDGGPVSIDASSSSQFVSALLLSAPRYNQGVEVRHTGARLPSMPHIRMTVDMLRAVGAQVDEPETGGEPNVWRVSPSALLGRDLTVEPDLSNAQPFLAAALVTGGRVTIPDWPERTTQPGDALREIFTAMGGSCELTERGLTFTGSGRIHGIDVDLGEVGELTPGIAAVAALADGPSTLSGVAHLRLHETDRLAALTKEINELGGDVTETADGLHIRPRPLHGGTFHTYDDHRMATAGSIIGLAVPGVEIENVATTAKTLPDFPQMWTGMLGA, encoded by the coding sequence ATGACCGAAAGTGCCGTGCACCCCGCCCTCTGGCCCGCCCCCCGAGCGAGCGGCGCCGTCGACGCGACCGTCACCGTGCCCGGATCGAAGTCGGTCACCAATCGCGCCCTCGTCCTCTCCGCTCTCGCCGCCGAGCCCGGCTGGCTGCGCCGCCCGCTGCGCTCCCGCGACACCCTGCTGATGGCCGAGGCGCTGCGCGCGATGGGCGTCGGCATCGAGGAAGGCGTCGGCCCGGACGGCTCCGGCGAGGCCTGGCGGGTCATCCCGGCCGGGCTGCACGGACCCACCACGATCGATGTCGGCAATGCCGGGACGGTCATGCGCTTCCTGCCGCCGGTCGCGGCCCTCGCCGACGGCCCGATCCGCTTCGACGGCGACCCCCGTTCGTACGAACGCCCGCTCAACGGCGTGATCGACGCGCTGCGGGTACTGGGCGCCCGGATCGACGACGACGGGCGCGGCTCGCTGCCGCTGACCGTGCACGGCGGCGGTGCGCTGGATGGCGGACCGGTGTCGATCGACGCCTCCTCGTCCTCCCAGTTCGTCTCGGCGCTGCTGCTGTCGGCGCCGCGCTACAACCAAGGGGTGGAGGTGCGCCACACCGGCGCGAGACTCCCCTCCATGCCGCACATCCGGATGACCGTCGACATGCTGCGGGCCGTCGGCGCCCAGGTCGACGAGCCGGAGACGGGCGGCGAGCCGAACGTCTGGCGGGTCTCGCCCTCCGCCCTGCTCGGCCGCGATCTGACCGTCGAACCCGACCTCTCCAACGCCCAGCCGTTCCTCGCCGCCGCACTGGTCACCGGCGGCCGGGTCACCATCCCCGACTGGCCCGAGCGCACCACCCAGCCCGGTGACGCCCTGCGGGAGATCTTCACCGCGATGGGCGGCAGCTGCGAGCTGACCGAGCGCGGCCTCACCTTCACCGGTTCGGGCCGTATCCACGGCATCGACGTCGACCTCGGCGAGGTCGGCGAGCTGACCCCGGGCATCGCGGCGGTCGCGGCCCTCGCCGACGGCCCGTCCACCCTGAGCGGTGTCGCTCATCTGCGGCTGCACGAGACGGACCGGCTGGCCGCGCTCACCAAGGAGATCAACGAGCTCGGCGGCGACGTCACCGAGACCGCCGACGGGCTCCACATCCGGCCCCGGCCGCTGCACGGCGGTACCTTCCATACGTACGACGACCACCGGATGGCAACCGCGGGGTCGATCATCGGCCTTGCCGTCCCCGGAGTGGAGATCGAGAACGTGGCGACAACCGCCAAGACCCTGCCGGACTTCCCGCAGATGTGGACCGGAATGCTCGGGGCCTGA
- the rsgA gene encoding ribosome small subunit-dependent GTPase A, whose protein sequence is MRRYGKNPDEDDIRFRPNPKGNRPRTHTRPKHEDAEEGMVLTVDRGRLTCLVDGRTVMAMKARELGRKAAVVGDTVSIVGDLSGDKDTLARIVRIGERRSVLRRTADDDDPYERVVVANADQLAIVTALADPEPRPRMIDRCLVAAYDGGLSPLLVLTKSDLASPDKLLEAYTPLGVPFIVTSREELENGDAAERVREQLHDRVTAFVGHSGVGKTTLVNALVPKDRRRTTGVVNAVTGRGRHTTTSALALPLPDYRGWVIDTPGVRSFGLNHIDPSRVIHAFPDLEPGTEDCPRGCTHDSDQPECALDAWVADGHADPARLESLRRLMSTRERREGD, encoded by the coding sequence ATGCGCCGCTACGGCAAGAACCCCGACGAGGACGACATCCGGTTCCGCCCCAACCCGAAGGGCAACCGGCCTCGCACTCATACCCGTCCGAAGCACGAGGACGCCGAGGAGGGCATGGTCCTCACCGTCGACCGCGGCCGCCTCACCTGTCTCGTCGACGGCCGTACGGTCATGGCGATGAAGGCCCGTGAGCTGGGACGGAAGGCCGCTGTGGTGGGTGACACCGTCTCCATCGTCGGCGATCTGTCCGGCGACAAGGACACCCTCGCCCGCATCGTCCGCATCGGTGAGCGCCGCTCGGTGCTGCGCCGGACCGCGGACGACGACGATCCGTACGAGCGGGTGGTCGTCGCCAACGCCGACCAGCTGGCGATCGTCACCGCACTGGCCGATCCGGAACCGCGCCCGCGGATGATCGACCGCTGTCTGGTCGCCGCGTACGACGGCGGGCTCTCCCCGCTCCTGGTGCTGACCAAGTCCGATCTGGCCTCCCCGGACAAGCTGCTGGAGGCGTACACCCCGCTGGGCGTCCCGTTCATCGTCACCAGCCGCGAGGAACTGGAGAACGGCGACGCGGCGGAGCGGGTCCGCGAGCAGCTGCACGACCGGGTCACCGCGTTCGTCGGGCACTCCGGTGTCGGGAAGACGACGCTGGTCAACGCACTCGTACCGAAGGACCGGCGGCGTACCACCGGGGTCGTCAACGCGGTCACCGGCCGCGGCCGGCACACCACCACATCGGCGCTGGCGCTCCCCCTGCCCGACTACCGCGGCTGGGTGATCGACACCCCGGGTGTGCGCTCCTTCGGGCTCAACCACATCGACCCGTCCCGGGTGATCCACGCGTTCCCCGACCTGGAGCCCGGCACCGAGGACTGCCCGCGCGGCTGCACCCACGACAGCGATCAACCGGAATGCGCGCTGGATGCCTGGGTGGCGGACGGCCACGCAGATCCGGCGCGGCTGGAATCGCTGCGGCGGCTGATGTCCACCCGGGAGCGACGCGAAGGCGACTGA
- a CDS encoding catalase — MTQGPLTTEAGAPVADNQNSQTAGVGGPVLVQDQSLLEKLAHFNRERIPERIVHARGAGAYGTFTLTRDVSQWTRAKFLSEVGKQTETFLRFSTVAGNLGSADAVRDPRGFALKFYTEEGNYDLVGNNTPVFFIKDAIKFPDFIHTQKRDPYTGSQEADNVWDFWGLSPESTHQVTWLFGDRGIPATLRHMNGYGSHTYQWNNEAGEVFWVKYHFKTDQGIKNLTQAEANKLAGEDPDSHQRDLREAIERGDFPSWTVQVQIMPASEAATYRFNPFDLTKVWPHEDYPPIEIGKLELNRNPENIFAETEQSIFSPAHFVPGIGPSPDKMLQGRLFAYGDAHRYRVGINADHLPVNRPHATEARTNSRDGYLYDGRHKGAKNYEPNSFGGPVQTDRPLWEPTSVTGEIGTHEAPSHAEDNDFVQAGNLYRLFSEDEKARLIDNLAGFIAKVSRDDIAERAINNFRQADGDFGKRLEAAVQALRG; from the coding sequence GTGACGCAGGGACCGCTCACCACGGAGGCCGGCGCGCCGGTCGCCGACAACCAGAACAGTCAGACCGCAGGCGTCGGCGGTCCGGTCCTGGTGCAGGACCAGTCGCTGCTGGAGAAGCTCGCGCACTTCAACCGTGAGCGCATTCCGGAGCGCATCGTGCACGCCCGCGGCGCCGGTGCGTACGGCACCTTCACGCTGACCCGCGACGTCTCGCAGTGGACGCGTGCGAAGTTCCTCTCCGAGGTCGGCAAGCAGACCGAGACGTTCCTGCGCTTCTCCACCGTCGCGGGCAACCTCGGCTCCGCCGACGCGGTGCGCGACCCCCGTGGTTTCGCGCTGAAGTTCTACACCGAAGAGGGCAACTACGACCTCGTCGGCAACAACACCCCGGTGTTCTTCATCAAGGACGCCATCAAGTTCCCGGACTTCATCCACACCCAGAAGCGCGACCCGTACACCGGCTCGCAGGAGGCGGACAACGTCTGGGACTTCTGGGGGCTGTCGCCCGAGTCCACCCACCAGGTGACCTGGCTCTTCGGTGACCGCGGCATCCCGGCCACGCTGCGTCACATGAACGGGTACGGCTCGCACACGTACCAGTGGAACAACGAGGCCGGTGAGGTCTTCTGGGTCAAGTACCACTTCAAGACCGACCAGGGCATCAAGAACCTCACCCAGGCCGAGGCCAACAAGCTCGCCGGCGAGGACCCGGACAGCCACCAGCGCGATCTGCGCGAGGCGATCGAGCGCGGCGACTTCCCGTCCTGGACGGTGCAGGTCCAGATCATGCCCGCGTCCGAGGCGGCCACGTACCGCTTCAACCCGTTCGACCTCACCAAGGTGTGGCCGCACGAGGACTACCCGCCGATCGAGATCGGCAAGCTGGAGCTCAATCGCAACCCGGAGAACATCTTCGCGGAGACCGAACAGTCGATCTTCAGCCCCGCCCACTTCGTGCCGGGCATCGGTCCGTCCCCCGACAAGATGCTCCAGGGCCGTCTCTTCGCGTACGGCGACGCCCACCGCTACCGCGTCGGCATCAACGCCGACCACCTGCCGGTGAACCGCCCGCACGCCACCGAGGCGCGCACCAACAGCCGTGACGGCTACCTGTACGACGGCCGCCACAAGGGCGCGAAGAACTACGAGCCGAACAGCTTCGGTGGCCCGGTCCAGACGGACCGGCCCCTGTGGGAGCCCACCTCGGTCACGGGCGAGATCGGCACGCACGAGGCCCCGAGCCATGCCGAGGACAACGACTTCGTGCAGGCCGGAAACCTCTACCGGCTCTTCTCCGAGGACGAGAAGGCCCGGCTGATCGACAACCTCGCCGGGTTCATCGCCAAGGTGTCGCGCGATGACATCGCCGAGCGCGCGATCAACAACTTCCGCCAGGCGGACGGCGACTTCGGCAAGCGTCTGGAGGCCGCGGTCCAGGCCCTGCGCGGCTGA
- a CDS encoding alpha/beta hydrolase family protein: MSTAETGRRAETVDTEAGPARITWLPAENAKNARLVLAVGHGAGGGIETRDLRALAAVLPAHGVTVALVEQPWRVAGKKLAPAPKTLDTGWRGLWPALTAAGLPVVAGGRSAGARVACRTAAELGAHAVLALSFPLHPPGKPEKSRKDELLGCGVPTLVVQGGHDPFGRPAEFPPGEYEITEVPYGDHGFAVPKKSGLTEDQAMEVLTAAVTAWLSTLV, translated from the coding sequence GTGAGTACTGCAGAGACAGGCCGCAGGGCCGAGACGGTCGACACGGAAGCCGGGCCGGCCAGGATCACCTGGCTGCCCGCCGAGAACGCGAAGAACGCCCGCCTGGTGCTCGCGGTCGGCCATGGTGCGGGTGGCGGCATCGAGACCCGCGACCTGCGCGCCCTGGCCGCCGTGCTGCCCGCCCACGGGGTGACCGTCGCCCTGGTGGAGCAGCCGTGGCGGGTCGCCGGTAAGAAACTCGCGCCCGCGCCGAAGACCCTGGACACCGGATGGCGGGGCCTGTGGCCCGCGCTCACCGCCGCGGGACTGCCCGTCGTCGCGGGAGGGCGCAGCGCCGGGGCGCGGGTGGCCTGCCGTACGGCGGCGGAGCTCGGTGCCCACGCCGTCCTCGCGCTCAGCTTTCCGCTGCATCCGCCGGGGAAGCCGGAGAAGTCCCGCAAGGACGAGCTCCTCGGATGCGGAGTACCCACGCTCGTCGTGCAGGGCGGCCATGACCCGTTCGGGCGGCCCGCCGAATTCCCTCCGGGGGAGTACGAGATCACCGAGGTGCCGTACGGCGACCACGGGTTCGCCGTACCGAAGAAGTCCGGCCTGACCGAGGATCAGGCGATGGAGGTCCTCACCGCCGCCGTGACCGCGTGGCTGTCCACCCTCGTCTGA
- a CDS encoding DMT family transporter: protein MAWLLVVVAGLLETGFAVCLKLSHGFTRLWPTVAFCVFALGSFGLLTLSLKKLDVGPAYAVWTGIGAAGTAIYGMVFLDDVVSTLKLVSISLVIVGVIGLQLSGSSH, encoded by the coding sequence ATGGCGTGGCTGCTGGTCGTGGTCGCAGGACTTCTGGAGACCGGTTTCGCTGTCTGTCTGAAACTCTCGCACGGTTTCACCCGGCTCTGGCCGACCGTCGCGTTCTGCGTCTTCGCCCTCGGCAGCTTCGGTCTGCTGACGCTGTCGCTGAAGAAACTCGACGTGGGGCCCGCCTACGCCGTATGGACGGGCATCGGCGCGGCGGGCACCGCGATCTACGGCATGGTCTTCCTCGACGACGTGGTCTCCACCCTCAAGCTGGTCTCGATCTCGCTGGTGATCGTCGGAGTGATCGGACTGCAGCTCTCGGGCTCGTCCCACTGA
- a CDS encoding SOS response-associated peptidase translates to MCGRYAASRRPEDLTGLFQVEKWEPAETLAPDWNVAPTKEVYAVLERPVKDADDQRPVRQLRALKWGLVPSWAKSPEGAARMINARAETVHEKPSFRRPFVSRRCILPADGYYEWVTGTDERQLEEKGKKKRPRKQPYFVTPADGSVFAMAGLYEFWRDRTLPDDHPMAWWVTCSVITTEAETTPLAVAPAKGPAALADIHPRMPLMLTPDRWDAWLDPSRTDIEELKGLLTPPPGGLMRAYPVATAVSNVRNNGPELLEELTAPEASTLF, encoded by the coding sequence ATGTGCGGACGGTATGCAGCGAGTCGGCGGCCCGAGGATCTGACCGGACTCTTCCAGGTCGAGAAGTGGGAACCGGCGGAGACCTTGGCGCCCGATTGGAACGTGGCGCCGACCAAGGAGGTCTACGCCGTACTGGAACGTCCTGTGAAAGACGCAGATGATCAGCGTCCGGTTCGCCAGCTGCGCGCTCTGAAATGGGGGCTCGTACCGTCGTGGGCGAAGTCCCCCGAGGGCGCAGCACGCATGATCAACGCCCGTGCGGAGACCGTCCACGAGAAGCCGTCCTTCCGCCGCCCCTTCGTCTCCCGGCGCTGCATCCTGCCCGCCGACGGCTACTACGAGTGGGTCACCGGTACGGATGAGCGGCAGCTGGAGGAGAAGGGGAAGAAGAAGCGGCCGCGCAAGCAGCCCTACTTCGTGACACCCGCCGACGGATCGGTCTTCGCGATGGCCGGACTGTACGAGTTCTGGCGCGACCGGACACTGCCGGACGATCATCCGATGGCCTGGTGGGTGACCTGCTCGGTGATCACGACCGAGGCGGAGACCACCCCGCTCGCCGTCGCCCCCGCAAAGGGCCCGGCCGCACTCGCCGACATCCACCCCCGGATGCCGCTGATGCTGACCCCGGACCGGTGGGACGCCTGGCTCGACCCGTCGCGCACCGACATCGAGGAGCTGAAGGGGCTGCTCACACCGCCACCGGGCGGGCTGATGCGGGCCTATCCGGTGGCCACAGCCGTCAGCAACGTCCGCAACAACGGTCCCGAGCTGTTGGAGGAGCTGACCGCGCCGGAAGCGAGCACGCTCTTCTGA
- a CDS encoding ABC transporter permease — protein MTTTVNATKPDDGVLIRRPGPQELHPVRTHRRRRVLELTLAVAVPLLLVLLWQLAAAQSWIDDRVYPAPSTILADGWDRAGAGELWPDVWATLKRVLGGYAIGTVAGYALGLLMGSLSLVRAALEPLLDALYVVPKLALLPVFLNMFGLGEGPQIALVAATVFFFVWISTMAAVLAVPVGHRDAGQVFGASPWQMFRHVLLPASLPAVLVGARIAAGVAVLVIVASEQIAAADGLGHLIFDSRALFQNDVMFVGIVCVAVLGVVFSEVVRIAGRLLTPWAPRDRGRSQS, from the coding sequence ATGACCACCACCGTGAACGCCACGAAGCCCGACGACGGCGTCCTGATCCGCAGGCCGGGCCCGCAGGAGCTGCATCCGGTACGCACCCACCGCAGGCGCCGCGTCCTGGAACTCACGCTCGCCGTCGCCGTACCGCTGCTCCTCGTGCTGCTCTGGCAACTGGCCGCGGCACAGTCGTGGATCGACGACCGGGTCTACCCCGCCCCCTCCACCATCCTGGCGGACGGCTGGGACCGGGCGGGCGCCGGTGAACTGTGGCCGGATGTGTGGGCCACGCTCAAGCGGGTCCTCGGCGGCTACGCGATCGGCACCGTCGCGGGATACGCGCTCGGCCTGCTGATGGGCTCGCTCTCACTCGTACGGGCGGCGCTGGAGCCGTTGCTCGATGCCCTGTACGTCGTGCCGAAGCTGGCCCTGCTGCCGGTCTTCCTCAATATGTTCGGCCTCGGTGAAGGACCGCAGATCGCCCTGGTCGCCGCGACCGTCTTCTTCTTCGTCTGGATCTCCACCATGGCGGCCGTGCTCGCCGTCCCGGTCGGCCACCGTGATGCCGGTCAGGTCTTCGGCGCCTCGCCCTGGCAGATGTTCCGCCATGTGCTGCTGCCCGCGTCGCTGCCCGCGGTCCTGGTCGGCGCACGGATCGCGGCAGGGGTGGCCGTGCTCGTCATCGTCGCCTCCGAACAGATCGCCGCGGCCGACGGTCTCGGCCATCTGATCTTCGACTCCCGAGCGCTGTTCCAGAACGACGTGATGTTCGTCGGCATCGTGTGTGTGGCGGTCCTCGGTGTCGTCTTCTCCGAAGTGGTGCGGATCGCCGGGCGGCTGCTCACACCATGGGCCCCGCGCGACCGCGGCCGCAGCCAGTCCTGA